DNA sequence from the Oryza brachyantha chromosome 5, ObraRS2, whole genome shotgun sequence genome:
GCAAATAACACACTCGAACaatttgaatatttgataAAGGAAGCAAATCCACCTCTACATGAGAATCCTGAAATCTACATATTTGCACTTACCCACAAAAACTGATCTCTAACCACAGTATTGTTTATCCTGAGGTCAATCTGCAAATTAAATTCATCACCACTACATTCATAcagtgaaacaaaaaaaaatgtacaaacACAATCTGCAGTTAGCAAaagaaagcaaacaaaacCTTCAGGGGCACAATCTTCTCCCTGATCTGCATCTCCTCTCCCTCATAGGACCGGAACTCGGCCAATTGCCCCTATTagaaacacacaaaaaaggaGTCCTAGTAAATAATTActttgttctatattataagattttctggccCTATCTAGATTTGTATGTGTGCtcataaatctagacacatatacaaaacatatacattgatacacgAATGAATTAGGTTTTgaatgtcttataatatgatacACGAATGAATTAGGTTTTgaatgtcttataatatggaatggatggagtagtaaAGCTTCAAAGATTGCGAGATATACCGTAGAAAGAAGAAGGATGGGGATCCGAATTGGGGCGGTACCTGGATGGAGTGGAGCATCTGGGGGACGAAGCTGGCGGGCAGCTTGAGGTCCTTGGCCGTCCTCTTGGCGAAGCTGATGATCTCCGAGTCGGGGTCTGCGAGGCGGCGCAGcggaggaagggagagagattTTGGGTCGTCGGAGTAGGACGAGacgagagtgagagagagcaCGGCAAAGCAAGCAAcgcgagaggaggaaggaggaggcgaTACTCACCGCGCGGGTTCCAGGTGAAGGCGTCCCTGTAGCGCTGCCCGTCCACCTCGACGTCGACGCGTATCGGCACCAGGTTGTCTCTCGTCGGCCTGCAagcagcagcacggcggccgcggcggcggcgcaaggtGAGAAGACGCACGCAAACATCCTCCTCCGTATCTCGAGAGAGGGATTGGGGGAGTGGAGGGGGGTGGGGTACGACGGCGTACATCCGGAACTTCACCGCCGTGGGCCTGGCGGCGCCGAGGCTCACCGTCTTcatctccctcgccgccggtcgctTTCGCCGGCGACGTTGCTGCTCcgatttctttcttttttttttttcgagaaGAGGTTTACTAGAGCGAGAAGGCCCATAAAAGGCCCAAAGTGCCTCGTATAAGGCCCAGCAAAAGCCCAAATTGACCTCCATCATCAGGGCGCCAATTCGtcggccgcccccgccgccgcgcgcgttgCCCTAGCTCGTgcccgcgccacctcctcgccgtcgacgcaTCGCCGGCTGatttcctccccctcctcctcctccttcttctccttgtTTGGTGACGCGTGCGCGTGTCCTCGAGCTCTTGAGtggaaggggagagagagcaggaaGGGGGGGAAAGGGAGAGGATGCCGAAGAAGGGGACGAAGTCGAGCAAGGGCACGGGCAGCGAGCCCAAGGAGCAGGAGCGGAGGCAGAAGAAGCTTCCGGAGCACCTCGAGCTCCAGCGCACGCGCGTCGTCTGCAAGTTCGACGGCCCCGTCAACGTAATCCGTTTCTCTTCGCTTGCTGCTTCcgcttagtttttttttttttttttgtgattgtttGTACGCCTGCCTGTGTGCATGTTTCTGATGTTAcaattgcttgcttgcttgattTATTCTATCGTTTGAAGAAATCGTGCGTTCTTATATTCTGAtagtttgtgttttttctggTAAAGCATTACTCTTTAATAGTACTGCATCTATCTAATGGGTTGGTTCTCAGAATATATATTGGGAAGAAGCGATTtccatttttcagttttgttttgctgtttttcttcttctgatgATGAAGGATTTAACATGCTCCGTTGAATCTCTTTTGCTAGTCTAGTtaaagtttatgtttttttgtaTCGTTCTGTTTTAAGGGTCTATTTGGTTGGGAGGAAAAACAAAGCACTCGAATTCCTTAAGGATTAATTCATATGAAAGTTATTCGCTTTGTAGAATGAAGTACAGGaaagtgaaagaaaaaaattctaggaAAATTTCCATCTACTCAAACCTCTTgtaaaaattcctatggattgATGTGGCCGTACATTTATATTACTTCACATTTTCTAGTCTTATGGGTTTAAATTCCTCCTTAACAAATAGGCTCTTAAATAGCTGTTTTTTATTACAGTTTTAGTGTGTGTACAATATGCCTAATCTGTTGTGTATATGTTTAAAGACTGAAGGTTTTCAATATGGTGGTGCTTTTTCTGCTATGGGAATTGATAACAGCGTGTCAGTGGATAAATTTTGCAAAGACTTCAAAGTCGAGATAAAACGACTTACGGAAGATGATGTGGAATTTGATATGATTGGTATTGATGCGTCGGTAGCTAATGCTTTTCGAAGAATACTCATAGCAGAGGTATGCACATATTGTCATCATGACAATCTTGGAAGCTGCTATCTGTTATCAAATGTGCCATGTATTTGGGGTTTCATTTCAATATATGTACttcattattttaaattttcaggtTCCTACAATGGCAATTGAGAAAGTCCTTATTGCTGACAACAGCTCAGTTATAGCAGATGAAGTTCTTGCACATAGACTTGGCCTTATTCCACTTGATGCAGATCCAAGGCTTTTTGAATATATTTCAGGTCAGTAACTTAAATTGTTCTAATTTGCTATTCATAAGTTTTTGTTATACACGAATAACCGTTTTCTTATTCTTCTGTTGCATTTTGTAGAAAATGATGCCCCAAATGAAAGAAACACTATTGTGTACAAACTCcatgtttcatgtaaaaaggGTTCCCCACGGCTTACAGGTATATCTTACTAACCTGCAACCAAGACTCTTTTACAGTTTTCAATCATCTTACTAAATTTTCCATGTGGATTTTTGCCCCTCCTGTGTGTCATAGTCATGCAGAAGTGGTTTATTTCTGAATggtttatttctaaatattcTGTTCCAGCTTATTTTTCTGAGCCATTTTTGTTCATTGCTTTTCAAGATTAAATGTCATATTTTGCCTATCTTTACTGAATAAGCTAGTACCATCATGTTTACAAGTTTATGGGAGACCCCTGCACGTGTGAGCTGCAATcagatatattaatttttagtaaCCTTATTTTATCCCGCTAGTAACCTTCAAAGAACTATATCTTATAAATGGACTATCTAATTTTGTAATGTGGTAACCACTTGAAACATCACACAATATGCTGTGAAACTTACCGATCAAGACAACTGGATTCTGTTTCTTAAATCGTCCTTAATCATCTGATATGCAGTATAAATGATCTTGGTATAGCTACCaaccttatttttcatccaaagttttgcttaataaaaattgCAACTAAATTGTTTCAAACTACTTTGATGCTACATTCTTCAGACTTTCCATGGTCAGAATTATTTAGAAAGAAAATCGTGAGGGAGAAATCCTCGCCGCAGAAAAGTATGTGTAACACATACATTATTGTGTACAAAAGGAGTTCCTTTGCTGATACTCTGTACGACTCATCGTTCATACACATATCACATAATCAAATAGTGGATCCTTAGTTATTGGTACTTCATCTAATTCATGCCCATTCTGTTATCATTGCTCAGCTTAGAAAGCATTGATAGTCTATCTTGTCGCCTCTTATGCTTAATCAATCATCTAAGAAATTACTTTGCTGAAGCCTAAAAAtgtatgttgatgatatattaattattttctcttgCTGTACTTGTATATAATCATCAGCGGCACATGCCTGCTGTATTTCCTAGAAGGTTGGTTTATATTTTCTACTGTATGAAGCATTCACATAGTTTTTTACTGCACAGTGAAGTCTGGTGATTTAGAGTGGTTGCCAGAAGGTAGTCAACTACCTTTGGCATCTCCTGCTCAATCTAGGGACAAAAAAAAGACGTACACTTCCTTCAGTCAAAGCCAGAAGGATATCTTAGAAAAGCCTCTTGGTGTGAAATTAAAGGACATAACTATTGCGAGGCTTGGGCCAGGCCAGGTAACTTTGTTATTGTGGTTATTTCTCTGTGCTACTATTATGATAGGAGTACCTCATAGCTATATCTCTTGTCACTTTAGACTTAATATATATTGGATTAAGGTGCTTCAGTgattaatcttttttcttcaatcCAGTCAATTCATGGAGTACTGCAATATGTAGCTTTACCATTACTTCTATgattaatcttttttctttttctcatcaAGCCGGAGTTCATGTGCATGCTAGTAGAAACTTTTGTTAAGATATTTTCTCATGGAAACTTGCTATGGTGAAATTGTTCCTCTTACTTTTCATGGGGTGATTCTCTGCAAACGATTGTTCTTTCTAATACCGTCGGTTCTATTTTAGGCTATTGAACTCGAGGTACATGCTGTTAAGGGAATAGGGAAAGTTCATGCTAAGTGGTCTCCGGTTGCTACAGCCTGGTACAGAATGCTCCCTGAGGTAAAGTTCTTTCTCTTGAAACTCTAATATGAAAAATCAGGAGTTACTGCATAGCTTTTGTCTTCATGGCTTAGTGTTGTATTGTCATGTAGGTTGTTCTTTCTGAAGAATTCAAAGGCGATGATGCAGAGGAGCTAGTGAAAAAGTGCCCAGTCAATGTTTTTGACATTGAAGACCTGGGAAATGGTAACTTCATTTTCCATTAATTGTTGGTGTACCTATTTTACTAATCTTGGCCTCTTGGGACAGTAAGTGAGTGGTTACTAATCTTAGCTGAATGGGTGTGCTTCTCTTGCTTTTATATTATCTccatttcacattataagatgtGTTGGCccacctagattcatatggatgctaatgaatctgaaTATAATAAAGGTGTTCATAGGAAGATTGGGAGAGGATGCGAAGATTTTCACAATAATAAACCTTGTGATGTCTTCCCAGTCTTTACCATTTGACGCTTGCCACTTCATATTggcatttatttttactaacTTTTCCATCTTCATAGTTGCTTTAATGTGTATGATGGACGCTCAAATTGTTTCAAGTTATACATGTTGGGAGCATATGATAAAATCAATATGTGACAAGCTCTTACATAGTGAACACCTTGTAGACCCCGATTCCGGACAATGTTCTTAAGCAAGATGATGGTTTGTTGGCTTAGGCCTTCCTTGGTCATTTCCAATTAGTAGAAGTGAATATGAAAGATAGTTGTTTGAGTTTAAATTGATTCAGAGTTCAAACCATAAACCAAGGAAACAAACATCTGCCGATGAAAATCTAGATAATTATAGGTGCtcagatctttttttttttgaatgaaacTCCGATAAAACTAGAAGGAACTAAGGGCGAAAAGATCAAAAGCACTAGGCAAATAAAGTCAATAATTGAACCATCACTGGTGTACATTCCTATGGCTCAACCTTTCCAGGTCATAACTCAAGCTATGATTTCTACCTGTCCATAAGACCCTTCTCTTTGTATATGCAGGGGAAAAGAGAGCATTTGTTGCTAAGCCAAGAGCATGCACCCTTTGTAGGCAATGTGTTACGGGACCTTCTGGGGAACATGTACACCTACGGCGCGTCAGAGACCACTTCATCTGTAAGTAGTGGACAAACAACCTAAATCATCTGTCATCATACTACACCGTTTACAGAATTTGTAGCTGTATCAGCCT
Encoded proteins:
- the LOC102710493 gene encoding DNA-directed RNA polymerases I and III subunit rpac1 translates to MPKKGTKSSKGTGSEPKEQERRQKKLPEHLELQRTRVVCKFDGPVNTEGFQYGGAFSAMGIDNSVSVDKFCKDFKVEIKRLTEDDVEFDMIGIDASVANAFRRILIAEVPTMAIEKVLIADNSSVIADEVLAHRLGLIPLDADPRLFEYISENDAPNERNTIVYKLHVSCKKGSPRLTVKSGDLEWLPEGSQLPLASPAQSRDKKKTYTSFSQSQKDILEKPLGVKLKDITIARLGPGQAIELEVHAVKGIGKVHAKWSPVATAWYRMLPEVVLSEEFKGDDAEELVKKCPVNVFDIEDLGNGEKRAFVAKPRACTLCRQCVTGPSGEHVHLRRVRDHFIFTIESTGALPPETLFTEAVRILEEKCERVISELS